A window of Paenibacillus sp. 19GGS1-52 contains these coding sequences:
- a CDS encoding glutathionylspermidine synthase family protein, giving the protein MMHSQSQSVFEILDQSALERSPRVAQLQELGFTWADLGEEEYWLDAVAVMSEQTYKELEEASSKLWLILDKAVRYVHRKHDLYELLGIPPVLWEMLDECPLPAQGFISRYARFDFAVSDAGVIKLLELNADTPTGYVEASIATPWICQQAGISSPNTAMQELLAAAWREERPDTAACVAYGSHLEDSGTIEALVKHSGLDIQCVDCLDLWVDNGIVKDGDSRIIERMFALYPKEWMAVDEGGDALAFAVEQGHLQLFNGPHSILLQSKGLIAAVWGMYELGLLFDEEERAAISSYILPTYNKPVFSGNFVSKSVFGREGGSVRLFDERGALELQDEEGFDSSVLFPCVYQKRAELARIQTSEAELHLLTGMFVINGTPCGLLGRAGGLITGNASHFIAVGVR; this is encoded by the coding sequence ATGATGCACAGCCAGAGTCAGAGTGTGTTCGAGATTCTGGATCAGTCAGCGCTTGAACGTTCACCTCGGGTAGCGCAGCTACAGGAGCTGGGGTTCACCTGGGCAGACCTTGGGGAGGAAGAGTACTGGCTGGATGCAGTGGCAGTGATGAGTGAGCAGACGTATAAAGAGCTCGAAGAAGCGTCCTCGAAGCTGTGGCTCATTCTCGACAAAGCTGTACGTTACGTCCACCGCAAGCATGACTTGTATGAGCTGCTTGGTATTCCCCCAGTGTTGTGGGAGATGCTGGATGAATGTCCTTTACCGGCACAGGGGTTCATTAGCCGTTATGCGAGATTTGATTTTGCCGTATCGGATGCAGGGGTAATCAAGCTGCTGGAGTTGAATGCAGATACGCCTACCGGTTATGTGGAGGCTTCTATCGCTACGCCCTGGATCTGTCAGCAGGCAGGTATATCCAGCCCTAACACGGCCATGCAGGAGCTTCTTGCAGCGGCCTGGCGAGAAGAAAGACCAGATACTGCAGCTTGTGTCGCTTATGGATCTCACTTAGAGGATTCTGGTACGATTGAAGCCTTGGTGAAACACAGCGGTCTGGATATTCAATGTGTGGACTGTCTGGATTTATGGGTTGATAACGGGATCGTGAAGGATGGCGATAGTCGCATCATTGAGCGGATGTTTGCCTTGTACCCCAAGGAATGGATGGCCGTTGACGAAGGTGGCGATGCCCTTGCCTTTGCGGTAGAACAGGGACATCTTCAACTGTTCAACGGGCCGCATAGCATACTCTTGCAATCCAAAGGGCTCATTGCGGCGGTGTGGGGGATGTACGAGCTTGGCCTTCTGTTTGATGAAGAGGAGCGTGCCGCGATCTCAAGTTATATTTTACCCACGTATAACAAGCCTGTATTCTCCGGAAACTTTGTGTCCAAGTCCGTATTTGGTCGTGAGGGAGGCTCTGTACGTCTCTTTGATGAACGTGGGGCGCTGGAGCTGCAGGATGAAGAAGGTTTTGACAGCAGTGTATTATTTCCTTGTGTGTATCAGAAAAGAGCCGAATTAGCCCGGATACAGACCTCAGAAGCTGAGCTTCATCTGTTGACCGGCATGTTCGTCATTAATGGGACGCCTTGCGGGCTGCTCGGCCGGGCAGGCGGACTGATAACAGGCAATGCCAGTCATTTTATCGCGGTGGGAGTGAGATAA
- a CDS encoding DUF350 domain-containing protein, whose translation MTTVVNLLVSVVVIIVLQLLGVFIFSLMTPFKDMEELKKGNVAVALALGGKFLATAIILGVAAYTNTSIWFMMLWFAVGYLCLVAAYWIFELVTPGFTISEHLQKGNVAVGTMLCMVFIGTAFAISSLII comes from the coding sequence TTGACGACGGTTGTAAATTTATTGGTAAGTGTTGTTGTAATTATTGTGCTGCAATTGTTGGGCGTGTTCATATTCAGCCTGATGACACCATTTAAGGATATGGAAGAACTCAAGAAGGGCAATGTAGCTGTGGCCTTGGCGTTAGGCGGCAAGTTTCTAGCAACGGCAATCATTCTTGGAGTAGCGGCTTATACGAATACATCGATCTGGTTTATGATGCTCTGGTTTGCGGTAGGTTATCTGTGCCTGGTAGCAGCTTATTGGATCTTTGAGCTAGTAACCCCCGGCTTCACCATTTCCGAGCACCTGCAAAAAGGGAATGTGGCCGTAGGGACTATGCTGTGCATGGTATTTATCGGAACGGCGTTTGCGATCAGCAGCTTGATTATTTAA
- a CDS encoding ion channel: protein MMRLRKQSIGLIILMFIVISATIAFVLEPDTFHNWFNAFYWVMTTMATVGYGDYFAETVSGKILTIFLYIFGIGLLSLVIGKIIDSIAEMQRRRGAGTLSFRGGNHVILINWSKKTQAAVEEILCYLPDCQIVIIDETGRHPLEQMDQVHFISGDASSDEILLKANILEAKAAIVFGDTRIDEASLIDGKSLLIASSIERIAPQVHSTVEIMQEKNIRNFQHIHVNEFVLSHDAISRLAVRSALQEGNSEVITQLLSRQHGDDIYEIPLNAAWKTYGEAFQDLLLQGATLLSDRNDLSINRKLDQPIPKEARLYIVTDDETYRRIKG from the coding sequence ATGATGCGTTTAAGAAAACAATCCATTGGGTTGATTATCCTGATGTTTATTGTAATTAGTGCAACCATAGCTTTTGTGCTTGAGCCAGATACCTTTCATAACTGGTTTAATGCCTTTTACTGGGTCATGACCACGATGGCTACTGTTGGATACGGTGATTATTTTGCAGAAACGGTAAGCGGTAAGATATTAACTATCTTTCTGTATATTTTCGGAATCGGTCTGCTCAGTTTGGTTATCGGTAAGATCATTGACTCTATCGCAGAGATGCAGAGAAGAAGGGGGGCAGGCACTTTGAGCTTTCGGGGTGGGAATCATGTCATTCTAATCAATTGGAGCAAAAAAACGCAGGCCGCCGTAGAGGAGATTTTGTGCTATTTACCGGACTGCCAGATCGTGATCATTGATGAGACGGGACGACATCCGCTGGAACAGATGGATCAGGTTCATTTCATTAGTGGGGACGCTTCCAGTGATGAGATTCTTCTTAAGGCTAATATTCTTGAGGCCAAGGCGGCGATCGTGTTCGGGGATACGCGGATTGACGAAGCTTCGCTGATCGACGGCAAATCACTGCTTATTGCTTCCAGCATTGAACGTATCGCGCCGCAGGTACATAGCACTGTAGAAATTATGCAGGAGAAGAATATTCGGAATTTCCAGCATATTCATGTCAACGAGTTCGTGCTGTCACATGATGCCATTTCCAGATTGGCTGTGCGGTCTGCTTTGCAGGAAGGAAACTCCGAGGTAATTACGCAGCTACTGAGCCGGCAGCATGGTGATGATATCTATGAAATCCCGCTGAATGCCGCATGGAAGACGTATGGAGAGGCCTTTCAGGATCTGCTGCTTCAAGGAGCCACCTTATTGTCCGACCGCAACGATCTAAGCATCAACCGGAAGCTTGACCAACCCATTCCTAAAGAGGCGAGATTGTATATTGTCACGGATGACGAGACGTATCGACGGATTAAAGGGTAG
- a CDS encoding glycosyl hydrolase family 8 codes for MESKGSKNSKVIVLLMSLVLLAACSSNKAGPSPSSSNVVTQSDEQVLYNFIHTKLTGPYGVYTNFQETDQIGEAASGHEILSESAGLMMRVAVLIGNKELFAAQWKLAKETFDMKEGFSYRYSPKLQKQYPVNAAVDDLRLIRALYEAGETFGEAQYIEQADKYGQRFYKNNVKNGYMHDFYDNEYKNVNDSITLCYINLSTLRKLSISDELRSILLDNMDGILQGGYLSDQFPFYETRFDYKTDKYSSENINTVESLLSILSLAEVDQQKASSITYIKQQVDAGTLYGQYTKEGIPTNDIRSTAIYAITAMIGSEIGDETLYHQSIVRMNEFRVSDSSSVLYGGFGDVHNKQAYSFDNLMALLAYSY; via the coding sequence TTGGAAAGTAAGGGCAGTAAGAACAGCAAAGTCATAGTGCTCCTAATGAGCCTTGTCTTGCTGGCAGCCTGCAGCAGCAATAAGGCGGGACCTTCGCCTTCTTCAAGTAATGTCGTTACTCAAAGTGACGAGCAAGTGTTATATAACTTTATTCATACGAAGCTTACAGGCCCCTATGGGGTATATACAAATTTTCAGGAAACCGACCAGATCGGAGAGGCTGCAAGCGGTCATGAGATCTTAAGTGAGTCTGCGGGACTTATGATGAGAGTGGCAGTTCTTATCGGCAATAAGGAGCTATTTGCAGCACAATGGAAGCTTGCTAAGGAAACATTCGACATGAAGGAAGGCTTCAGTTACCGATACAGCCCTAAGCTGCAGAAGCAATATCCTGTGAATGCCGCTGTGGATGACCTGCGCTTGATCCGGGCTTTATATGAAGCGGGTGAGACTTTCGGGGAAGCTCAGTATATAGAGCAGGCAGATAAATATGGTCAAAGATTTTATAAGAATAATGTAAAAAATGGATATATGCATGACTTTTATGACAATGAATACAAAAATGTTAATGATTCAATTACTTTATGCTATATTAATTTAAGCACTTTGCGAAAATTGTCGATTTCTGACGAATTGCGCAGTATATTATTGGATAATATGGACGGAATTTTGCAAGGCGGTTATTTGTCCGATCAGTTCCCTTTCTATGAAACACGATTTGACTATAAGACTGACAAGTATAGTTCTGAGAATATTAATACGGTTGAATCGCTGCTGTCCATTCTATCTTTGGCAGAGGTCGATCAGCAGAAAGCCTCCAGCATTACATATATCAAGCAGCAGGTTGATGCCGGAACGCTGTATGGACAATACACGAAAGAAGGCATACCGACGAATGATATCCGCTCCACGGCTATCTATGCTATTACAGCGATGATTGGCTCGGAAATCGGGGATGAAACACTGTATCACCAAAGCATTGTCAGAATGAACGAGTTTAGAGTATCGGATTCCAGCAGTGTGCTGTACGGAGGATTCGGCGATGTACATAATAAACAGGCCTATTCTTTTGACAACCTTATGGCTTTATTGGCTTATTCCTACTAA
- a CDS encoding glycosyltransferase: MNIPDVLMVIAVICIWSLLLVNVTLIIAGYLYYIKSENEEMPEIKGELPFVTIMVPAHNEGIVISKTVESLLALDYPHDRYEIIVINDNSTDNSALLLGNIQSRYKNRNLLIISTDAITGGKGKSNALNIGFARSKGELIAIYDADNTPEKMALRYLVAEIMNDSSLGAVIGKFRTRNRDASLLTRFINIETLSFQWMAQAGRWKLFKLCTIPGTNFIMRRSIVESIGGWDVKAIAEDTEISFRIYMMGYRIKFQPKSVTWEQEPQTLKVWFKQRTRWAKGNIYVIVKNIPLLFDKSASRIRFDILYYLSIYFLLLLSLITSDTLLVLHALGYVHTTIAGLSGFLWLLAIILFVVGTFITLTTEKGEMSLSNVWIILLMYVSYCQLWMLVAAYGLYNYIKDLIFKREAKWYKTERY; the protein is encoded by the coding sequence ATGAACATACCAGACGTGCTAATGGTGATAGCTGTGATCTGCATTTGGTCCCTGCTGCTGGTGAATGTGACCCTCATTATAGCGGGATACTTGTACTACATTAAATCCGAAAATGAGGAGATGCCAGAGATTAAGGGGGAGTTGCCGTTTGTCACGATCATGGTTCCCGCTCATAACGAGGGTATTGTCATTAGCAAGACGGTAGAATCTCTGCTGGCCCTCGATTATCCGCATGACCGTTATGAGATCATTGTGATTAATGATAATTCCACCGATAACAGCGCTCTTCTGCTGGGTAATATTCAGAGCCGGTATAAGAACCGTAATCTGCTGATCATCAGTACAGATGCGATTACAGGCGGCAAAGGGAAATCGAACGCCCTAAATATAGGATTTGCCCGCAGTAAGGGTGAACTCATTGCCATTTATGATGCGGACAACACTCCGGAAAAAATGGCACTGCGTTATCTGGTGGCTGAGATTATGAACGATTCCAGCCTCGGAGCGGTGATCGGCAAGTTCCGAACCCGCAACCGTGATGCGAGCCTATTGACCCGTTTCATTAATATCGAAACCCTGTCTTTTCAATGGATGGCCCAAGCAGGCCGCTGGAAGCTATTCAAGCTATGCACGATTCCTGGAACCAATTTTATTATGCGCAGATCTATTGTCGAGAGCATCGGCGGCTGGGATGTTAAAGCCATTGCGGAGGATACGGAAATCAGCTTTCGCATCTACATGATGGGCTACCGGATTAAATTCCAACCGAAATCCGTGACCTGGGAGCAGGAACCCCAGACCTTAAAGGTCTGGTTCAAGCAGCGAACGCGTTGGGCTAAGGGGAATATTTATGTCATTGTCAAAAATATCCCCCTGCTTTTCGACAAGTCCGCTTCACGCATTCGTTTCGACATTCTTTATTATCTATCGATCTATTTCCTGCTGCTGTTGTCGCTAATTACCTCTGATACGCTGCTCGTTCTGCATGCACTCGGGTATGTGCATACCACGATAGCCGGACTTAGTGGATTTCTCTGGCTGCTAGCCATTATTTTGTTCGTCGTAGGTACCTTCATTACGCTAACTACCGAGAAAGGCGAAATGAGCTTATCTAATGTATGGATCATCTTATTAATGTATGTCTCTTACTGCCAGTTATGGATGCTCGTCGCCGCTTACGGATTATACAACTACATTAAGGATCTTATCTTTAAAAGAGAAGCAAAATGGTACAAGACCGAGCGTTATTAA
- a CDS encoding cellulose biosynthesis cyclic di-GMP-binding regulatory protein BcsB, whose protein sequence is MKKQLTMLVLCLSLFFIQIDGAAAAVLQKDSSLTYETLFTGTDVSLSGSGSQQQYFKVMDYWNVDELRINLHFQISQITADQNSSVTLSLNGSPFYTFRPSVQNNGEQQLTITAPKGFLKEGSNTLTIQGYLRTARVDNQICSVDNSPDNWLHLFNTSSIAVRYTPKALSGGISDFSERFSGIDTLTDNHSLLAVPDKSSAAELEAATYALSGLASNNTLSDRTIPLLPYRGDTVKAKEAVVLIARYDHVPAPLKALLSPAEDLGTHALIQLVNKDTQPTLVVTSKDESLLIKAGRLLGNRDLIGQLSSDLLVIDDVTEVATPAFSLSSNITFTETGDKLTGPNHQEQTYFVSLPSNRSIADSGKISLDFRYAENLDFGRSLVTVSINGTPIGSKKLTQELANGDSLNFSIPENLNVSGNFSVNVAFDLELPSAICTPNSEQMPWAYISKDSVLHLNTKDRTDLLFNNYPYPFLRDEVYNHVAVVLPEEMDDYSYQSLSNMFNLLGQYASGNTGDVHFYTDSVIADNLKNNNIIAIGTYKNNKVIRDNNEKLYFQYNSEGTTFHSNEKMSIEEQYGAQIGTLQLIDSPYESGHGLLAVTGVSSEEYYLASKLIASESSKWKVYGDGVVTDKNGNINAYRFKTASGAAKDSVVQKIVDRSDVLAFVVAIVLVLTMVILSLLLLLRKHMKKRGDKE, encoded by the coding sequence ATGAAAAAACAATTGACCATGCTAGTACTCTGCCTCTCACTTTTCTTCATCCAAATCGATGGCGCTGCAGCAGCGGTTCTGCAGAAGGACAGCAGCCTAACGTATGAGACATTATTTACTGGAACGGATGTCTCCTTGTCGGGCTCAGGCTCCCAGCAGCAATATTTTAAAGTCATGGATTATTGGAATGTGGATGAACTAAGAATTAATCTGCATTTTCAAATCTCGCAAATTACCGCGGATCAGAACTCAAGCGTGACCCTCTCACTTAATGGTAGTCCGTTCTATACGTTCAGACCTTCGGTGCAGAACAATGGGGAGCAGCAGCTCACCATCACAGCACCCAAGGGATTTCTGAAAGAGGGCAGCAATACGCTCACCATTCAAGGTTATCTGCGTACAGCAAGAGTAGATAATCAAATCTGCTCCGTGGATAATTCACCTGATAATTGGCTGCACCTTTTTAATACGTCCAGTATCGCTGTACGCTATACGCCGAAAGCGTTAAGCGGAGGTATCAGTGATTTCAGTGAACGATTCTCCGGGATCGATACCCTAACGGACAATCACAGCCTGCTCGCTGTACCGGACAAGAGCAGTGCAGCCGAATTGGAAGCGGCAACCTATGCCCTTTCTGGGCTGGCGAGCAATAATACCTTGAGCGATAGGACAATACCGCTGCTTCCTTACCGCGGGGATACCGTTAAAGCTAAAGAGGCTGTTGTGCTGATCGCTAGGTATGATCATGTGCCAGCCCCGCTGAAGGCTCTACTCAGCCCCGCTGAAGATTTAGGAACCCATGCTTTGATTCAACTGGTGAATAAAGATACTCAGCCGACGCTCGTGGTTACCTCGAAGGATGAGAGCTTATTGATTAAAGCTGGGCGTCTGCTCGGCAATAGGGATTTAATCGGACAGCTCAGCAGTGATCTGTTGGTCATAGATGATGTTACAGAGGTTGCGACTCCAGCGTTTTCCCTCAGCTCTAATATTACCTTCACAGAGACGGGCGATAAACTGACTGGGCCGAATCATCAGGAGCAGACCTATTTTGTCTCGCTGCCGTCCAATCGTTCGATTGCAGATTCCGGCAAAATCAGTCTGGATTTCCGCTACGCCGAAAATCTGGACTTCGGTCGTTCCCTGGTTACAGTGAGCATCAATGGTACTCCGATCGGCAGCAAGAAGCTGACGCAGGAGTTGGCGAATGGGGATTCTCTAAATTTCTCCATTCCGGAAAATCTGAATGTTTCTGGTAACTTTTCAGTGAATGTTGCCTTTGATTTGGAGCTGCCAAGTGCTATATGCACACCTAATTCAGAGCAAATGCCTTGGGCGTATATCAGCAAAGATTCTGTGCTGCATTTGAATACAAAGGACCGGACGGATCTGCTGTTTAATAACTATCCTTACCCTTTCCTGCGTGATGAGGTCTACAACCACGTTGCCGTCGTTCTGCCGGAGGAGATGGATGATTACTCTTATCAAAGCTTGTCGAATATGTTCAATCTGCTGGGCCAATATGCCAGTGGCAATACAGGGGATGTCCACTTTTACACCGACAGTGTTATTGCAGATAACTTAAAGAATAATAATATTATTGCCATTGGTACCTATAAGAATAATAAAGTTATCCGAGATAATAATGAAAAGCTCTATTTTCAATATAACAGCGAAGGGACTACGTTCCACTCCAACGAGAAGATGAGCATTGAAGAGCAATATGGTGCGCAGATTGGCACCCTGCAGCTGATCGATTCGCCTTATGAGAGCGGGCATGGTCTGCTTGCTGTAACGGGCGTCAGCTCAGAAGAGTACTATTTGGCTTCTAAGCTGATCGCCAGCGAGAGTAGTAAGTGGAAAGTATACGGGGACGGTGTAGTTACGGATAAGAATGGCAATATCAATGCCTATCGTTTCAAAACTGCCAGTGGCGCAGCCAAGGACTCGGTGGTACAGAAAATTGTTGACCGCAGTGATGTGCTTGCTTTTGTTGTAGCCATTGTTTTGGTGCTTACCATGGTCATTCTATCGCTGCTGCTGCTGCTTCGTAAACATATGAAGAAACGTGGTGATAAAGAGTGA
- a CDS encoding diguanylate cyclase yields MRRNRSNLISDVAFLLFLVLIYICIVFIAGTPDSYIQNIIILNVAFLLAIVTYFTTVTAGLVLNLVFIFSYGFFILYQTVSQGATIGVNTYFWLLMTPLLTVVVWIFTLSGRQLQTENERLEKKTANLATVDEHTDLRNSFSFQKDALLFTGISTRYKIPLTLLVVKVKYWNEIRRLIPEEQLSEAIYDVSQINQSSIRTNDALYLLDKEDATWGLLLFTDNDGAKIVIERLKYKLQELNDTEFSRKYKVNLGLKIGAVEYQSDTIENPFDFIVQAKKQLEYDV; encoded by the coding sequence GTGAGACGCAACCGCAGCAACTTAATATCGGATGTCGCCTTTCTGTTATTTCTTGTGTTGATTTATATATGTATTGTCTTCATAGCCGGAACGCCGGACAGTTATATCCAGAATATCATCATTTTGAATGTCGCCTTCTTGCTTGCCATAGTTACCTATTTCACAACAGTAACCGCAGGACTGGTTCTTAATCTAGTATTTATCTTCAGCTATGGTTTCTTTATTCTGTATCAGACCGTATCACAGGGCGCGACAATTGGAGTCAATACGTATTTCTGGTTGCTGATGACTCCGCTGCTTACAGTGGTTGTCTGGATATTCACCTTAAGCGGCCGTCAACTGCAGACAGAGAATGAACGTTTGGAGAAAAAGACGGCCAATCTGGCCACCGTTGACGAGCATACGGACCTGCGGAACAGCTTCTCTTTTCAGAAGGATGCGCTTCTCTTTACCGGCATTTCGACCAGATATAAGATCCCGTTAACGCTGCTCGTCGTCAAAGTGAAATATTGGAACGAGATACGGCGCCTGATTCCGGAAGAGCAGCTTTCAGAGGCCATCTACGATGTCTCCCAGATCAACCAATCCAGTATTCGTACTAATGACGCTCTATATTTACTGGACAAAGAGGATGCCACCTGGGGCTTGCTGCTATTTACGGACAATGATGGGGCCAAAATCGTCATAGAGCGTCTTAAATACAAGCTTCAGGAGCTAAACGATACCGAGTTCTCCCGTAAATACAAAGTTAACCTCGGCCTAAAGATCGGAGCGGTGGAATATCAGTCGGATACCATCGAGAATCCATTTGATTTCATTGTTCAGGCTAAAAAACAATTGGAGTATGATGTATAG
- a CDS encoding SDR family oxidoreductase, producing the protein MDLGLTNKSVFVAAASKGLGLATALEFAREGARVTIASRSLEQLEAAQQAIMEATGQRVGIVQMDVTNPEDTKRAIHAAVEHNGGLNVLVTNAGGPPGGGFADMEDEDWHGGFELTLMSTIRLIREALPYLRSAGEGRIVNVSSVSIKQPIQGLILSNVFRAGVNALTKSLATELAPDGILINTIAPGRIGTDRIMQLDRKRADLREIPVEQIQQEALSQIPLGRTGTPEEFGKAAVFLGSFANTYITGQALLVDGGMVKSL; encoded by the coding sequence ATGGATCTGGGCCTGACGAACAAATCGGTTTTTGTAGCTGCGGCAAGCAAAGGACTGGGACTCGCAACAGCGCTGGAGTTTGCACGTGAAGGGGCTAGAGTGACGATTGCCAGTCGCAGTCTGGAACAGCTGGAAGCTGCCCAGCAGGCAATTATGGAGGCTACCGGACAAAGGGTTGGCATTGTGCAGATGGATGTGACTAACCCGGAGGATACCAAGCGCGCCATACATGCAGCGGTTGAGCATAACGGCGGTCTGAATGTCTTGGTCACCAATGCAGGTGGTCCTCCCGGTGGAGGATTCGCTGATATGGAGGATGAGGATTGGCATGGCGGTTTTGAGCTTACGCTGATGAGTACCATCCGTCTGATTCGAGAGGCCCTGCCATATCTTCGCTCTGCTGGAGAAGGGCGTATTGTCAATGTGAGCTCAGTCTCCATCAAACAGCCCATTCAGGGGCTTATTCTCTCCAATGTATTCCGTGCCGGTGTAAATGCCTTGACGAAAAGTCTGGCAACAGAGCTTGCTCCGGATGGAATTCTGATCAATACGATTGCACCCGGCCGCATCGGCACCGACCGAATTATGCAATTGGACCGCAAGCGTGCTGACCTGCGTGAGATTCCCGTGGAGCAGATTCAGCAAGAGGCGCTTAGCCAAATTCCGCTCGGTAGAACAGGCACACCGGAGGAGTTTGGCAAAGCTGCTGTGTTCCTGGGATCTTTCGCCAATACGTATATCACAGGACAGGCGCTTCTGGTTGACGGGGGAATGGTCAAATCATTATAA
- a CDS encoding type B 50S ribosomal protein L31, protein MREGIHPKYNQVIFLDASVGFKFLSASTKSSGETMEWEDGNTYPVIRVDASSASHPFYTGKQRDSETGGRVDKFKQRLAQKK, encoded by the coding sequence ATGAGAGAAGGCATACATCCTAAATACAACCAGGTTATTTTTCTGGATGCAAGCGTAGGTTTCAAATTCCTGAGCGCATCTACTAAATCATCCGGTGAAACAATGGAATGGGAAGATGGCAACACATATCCAGTTATCCGTGTGGACGCTAGTTCCGCATCACACCCTTTCTACACAGGTAAACAAAGAGATTCCGAAACAGGCGGTCGCGTAGACAAGTTCAAACAACGTCTGGCACAGAAGAAATAG
- a CDS encoding diguanylate cyclase — translation MPWMQGYPYYLLLGSVLTLYMGVSSHKYRKTPGRRYLWILMLLISCIFAVTAAEIMSLSFHTKLWWKNVQQLPLFLSTLFTYAVVKEYVSRSNEGLSRRLIYFSIPVVLDVILIFTDSFHHLMRSEVGVGSVAGISGIVVQPTLLSMSFIAYDQLFGLYAAYLLLVSLLNAPKYYFRRNSLLMIGLMIPVVCSFLLPVLKITITGFTAFTYLPAVLATYFSIFRDSRLSIYPLAKSKIFENMKDGIILTDRYDIIIDVNEAGHMMLSDIIGEMPDTWQGRSIQPLLELHLEIGYNYTQRSEGQFEIESPHSEDTCYGVSLIATDQTKTETKGMLFVFSDHSEKKRYERELLHQATVDDLTGLYNRRHFMRMVQNHGIQDGAGMALLLFDIDDFKLINDTYGHLAGDQALVNFSQKILKVYKNNGIAGRVGGEEFAVCFFASNERAALEEAENFRAMMSDHVCILDEGQSIQLTVSIGIAFTEHRNVTYEDLYRQADEALYLSKATGKNRVTLGGQPIPREAIKS, via the coding sequence ATGCCGTGGATGCAAGGTTATCCGTACTATTTATTATTGGGCAGTGTTCTAACTCTCTATATGGGCGTCAGCTCGCACAAATACCGGAAGACACCAGGAAGACGCTATTTATGGATTTTAATGCTGCTGATCAGTTGTATATTTGCCGTAACAGCGGCAGAGATCATGTCCTTATCTTTTCATACCAAGCTATGGTGGAAGAACGTACAGCAACTTCCGCTTTTTTTGAGCACGTTATTTACCTATGCCGTCGTCAAGGAGTATGTTTCCCGTTCCAATGAGGGACTGTCAAGAAGGCTTATTTACTTTTCCATTCCTGTCGTTCTGGATGTTATCCTGATCTTTACAGACTCGTTTCACCACCTCATGCGCAGTGAAGTAGGTGTAGGATCCGTTGCTGGGATTAGCGGGATTGTTGTTCAGCCGACGCTCTTGAGTATGAGTTTCATCGCCTATGATCAGCTGTTTGGTCTATACGCTGCCTATCTGCTGCTGGTTTCCCTATTAAATGCCCCCAAGTATTATTTCAGACGAAATTCACTGCTGATGATCGGGCTGATGATTCCGGTTGTTTGTTCTTTTTTGCTGCCCGTTTTGAAAATCACAATTACAGGATTTACAGCATTCACCTATCTTCCAGCTGTTCTGGCTACTTATTTTTCAATATTCCGTGATTCTCGTCTGTCTATTTATCCTTTGGCTAAGAGTAAAATATTTGAGAATATGAAAGACGGCATCATTCTCACGGACCGTTATGACATCATCATTGATGTGAATGAGGCTGGACATATGATGCTGAGCGATATAATTGGTGAAATGCCAGATACTTGGCAAGGGAGGAGTATCCAGCCCCTGCTTGAGCTTCACCTCGAGATTGGCTACAATTACACCCAAAGATCTGAGGGCCAGTTTGAAATTGAGTCACCCCACTCAGAGGACACCTGCTATGGTGTATCTCTAATTGCGACGGACCAGACCAAAACGGAGACTAAGGGGATGCTGTTCGTCTTCAGTGATCATAGTGAGAAGAAACGTTATGAACGTGAGCTTTTGCATCAGGCAACTGTAGATGATTTAACCGGGCTGTACAACCGCAGGCATTTTATGCGAATGGTCCAAAATCATGGAATACAGGACGGGGCGGGAATGGCCCTGCTGCTGTTCGACATAGACGATTTTAAGTTGATTAATGATACATATGGACATTTGGCTGGCGATCAGGCGCTGGTTAATTTTTCTCAGAAAATACTTAAGGTTTACAAGAATAATGGTATTGCCGGAAGGGTTGGTGGTGAGGAATTCGCGGTCTGCTTCTTTGCCAGCAATGAACGAGCTGCGCTTGAAGAAGCGGAGAACTTTCGGGCGATGATGAGCGACCATGTATGTATCCTGGATGAGGGCCAAAGTATTCAGCTCACGGTAAGCATTGGAATTGCCTTCACAGAGCATAGAAATGTAACCTACGAGGATTTGTACCGGCAAGCTGATGAAGCGTTATATTTATCCAAGGCTACTGGGAAGAATAGAGTTACACTAGGCGGCCAACCCATTCCTAGAGAAGCAATAAAGAGTTAA